A window from Toxoplasma gondii ME49 chromosome IX, whole genome shotgun sequence encodes these proteins:
- a CDS encoding preprocathepsin c precursor, putative (encoded by transcript TGME49_267490), giving the protein MKLVGIGIVTVGGLGVARADLPIHGLMNDVLGTWKFTIGADGSDHPTSCGSGAPNFNLENLRPALSNYASWLASQSPVETEVELSLTDKLIRKNSDMAPRNNWKYLAVTLPSKPDVPVGTWTMVYDEGFEVRLPNRRFFGFLKYSRKNGKECPRRLNGDNEDSFGETRCYVTDPSKIHMGWTVEESKDQHQLKHTWGCFYGEKTRKEEREESIPAVVLENTAYQLPTMPSLSSLTDGISPPKTWTPTVHRQFANASPRDLSLYKGQLGFRKYHPLVEYALPTFLQKDRTGSKQQRTICNAAETVLERRSKPPKQWTWGDPFLSKSWKPETDPVVNQGACGSCYAVSSAYILQKRFEIMFSKLFPGENTTVFESPLSAQSILSCSPYNQGCDGGYPFLVGKHAKEFGFGTEQCQRYSASHDPQVASCQMNIGSVNRTPEHSAPGCGPDDRWYAKDYNYVGGFYEGCNEEKMMNEMYHHGPVVVAIDAPDTLFMYQSGLFDSQPSEHGKICDIPKKGFNGWEYTNHAVAVVGWGEDEPDNATGKPKKFWVVRNTWGSNWGTHGYVKIPRGENMAAIESQAVYFDPDLTRGRAAQLIKQYRKQREA; this is encoded by the exons ATGAAACTCGTCGGAATTGGCATTGTTACGGTAGGCGGGTTAGGTGTGGCCCGGGCTGACCTGCCTATCCACGGGCTGATG AATGATGTCTTGGGAACGTGGAAGTTCACGATCGGAGCTGATGGAAGCGACCATCCAACGTCGTGTGGCAGCGGCGCGCCCAACTTTAACCTTGAGAACCTAAGGCCAG CGTTGAGCAATTACGCCTCGTGGCTCGCGTCACAGAGTCCCGTGGAGACGGAAGTGGAGTTGAGTCTGACGGACAAACTTATTCGAAAGAATAGCGACATGGCGCCGAGGAACAACTGGAAGTATTTAGCTGTTACTCTTCCCTCCAAACCCGACGTACCCGTTGGTACGTGGACGATGGTCTACGATGAAGGCTTTGAG GTTCGGCTGCCGAACCGCCGCTTTTTCGGTTTCTTGAAGTACTCTCGAAAGAACGGTAAAGAGTGTCCTAGAAGGCTGAATG GAGACAATGAGGATTCTTTCGGGGAAACAAGGTGTTACGTAACGGACCCTAGCAAGATACATATGGGATGGACAGTTGAG GAGTCGAAAGATCAGCATCAACTGAAACACACTTGGGGGTGTTTCtatggagagaaaacaaggaaggaagaaagggaagagagcaTTCCAGCTGTTGTTCTTGAAAACACAGCCTATCAGCTGCCCACCATGCCTTCGTTGTCGTCACTCACCGACGGCATATCACC ACCGAAGACCTGGACACCTACGGTCCACCGCCAGTTTGCCAATGCCTCGCCTCGGGATCTTTCCCTGTACAAGGGACAGCTGGGTTTTCGGAAGTATCACCCGCTTGTAGAATATGCTCTGCCAACTTTTCTACAGAAAGATCGAACTGGAA GTAAACAGCAACGTACCATATGCAACGCAGCCGAGACCGTTTTAGAACGGCGCAGCAAACCACCCAAACAATG GACATGGGGAGACCCATTTCTTTCCAAGTCATGGAAGCCGGAAACAGATCCCGTGGTCAATCAGG GGGCTTGCGGGAGCTGCTACgctgtctcgtctgcgtATATCTTGCAGAAGCGATTCGAAATTATGTTCAGCAAGCTGTTTCCGGGAGAAAATACGACTGTTTTCGAATCGCCTCTGTCTGCCCAGTCCATTTTGAGCTGCTCT CCTTACAATCAAGGGTGCGACGGTGGATATCCGTTCCTGGTGGGAAAGCATGCCAAGGAATTTGGCTTTGGTACGGAACAATGCCAG AGATATTCTGCCAGCCACGATCCCCAAGTTGCTTCTTGTCAGATGAA TATCGGCTCAGTGAACAGAACACCAGAACACTCTGCCCCAGGATGCGGACCAGATGATCGCTG GTACGCGAAGGATTACAACTACGTTGGCGGTTTCTACGAAGGGTGCAACGAGGAAAAGATGATGAATGAGATGTATCATCATGG GCCAGTCGTGGTTGCGATTGATGCGCCAGACACACTCTTCATGTATCAAAGCGGATTGTTTGACTCTCAGCCGTCTGAACACGGCAAAATCTGCGATATCCCCAAGAAAGGCTTCAACG GTTGGGAGTACACAAACCATGCAGTTGCGGTGGTGGGTTGGGGAGAAGATGA ACCTGACAATGCTACAGGAAAACCAAAGAAGTTCTGGGTTGTGAGAAA CACTTGGGGCAGCAACTGGGGAACTCATGGCTACGTGAAGATACCCAGAGGCGAGAATATGGCTGCCATCGAATCCCAGGCGGTTTACTTCGACCCAGATCTCACAAGGGGGAGAGCAGCCCAGCTCATCAAGCAGTACAGAAAACAACGTGAAGCATAA
- the AP2IX1 gene encoding AP2 domain transcription factor AP2IX-1 (encoded by transcript TGME49_267460) — MIHKRMGKVVFSQDEREKLGPAEEMEESATIRNHDDGLPKSGLDLMISSDEKRKATGSNPRAPEATENLSGGLQEATCPASSSRRNSASGIRSFTSTLLALSLAAPQNGQCLKDQGLDCIPGVKLSKAECPDRLSSSPNPRSVPNVLAENCGYPRKITSDTSTSSGFTGNGEVSCLGSNAVSRLQTGDGAWCPLNSLLETAAWAASSESGDKKCSERLADKLTTSSTTTPRGAPDYCTSNSESKPGHATPDTTTGCSTDNLPSSPDRQDSLGRMSKDDPPQRLTGEHTLRRGSPSTDGLAPFVSGKDGRRLFLDDDVSQLLDTNGGHGFQALWSLLTEAKDMLRGIAAVQQSVVEAQQQLTLLHKSSLLGTGLPWRVPPFRRTPSTTSAVDDRGNRDVRSQLEALGNPDQMVDWDEPEAFATGALASAVSGDVNAPSTQDLSRILREGSTNAKSPSSSQTGSDGDSLQHMVRSRRVRPAVRPPSPLGLEAVLSGGEIGQRHLGLDHPATAVLRSSTYAGADSFSTGNVNGVGTVGSAEGCAASYGQQLLAPIFPRGHALDKHECVEAESQLPGALKKRARPRGPNWSVPEGADKARSALRLTLPSGPLYQGSASPDEPCSRKSLAVELGGGHMGEFQNRTKRKASLITEHGLPDSPSQGDDGEDGHGIKQPSPQSATDVAKNNETLQCVARMTTQKKIRPAWPREDAPMPGVRFAKDRNSWVAFWCENGKQNYKSFSNKKFGCERARLMAIAARHAFDQRVARQQLQQYQQQLNEQHQLKQLHSKKQSRSLLVSRPATENTPGDSRAVAGVCDLPVESVFSCSLSAAGLSDGSARQEANVVAPKRVKDSKADRPAAVNRNSFDDDSAEMLGKAALGLSFAELQKLAESLEIPQHLYSPHHNLLQTTTELPSAAASGLTVPIDSLKDDFSESRSAQKKQACLQLEKIPDVNNSKNRHLGNSADPQMGQEDVMQGSEQADRHTGRNMRRGSSDAVEGENVSEGIRDSAVLV, encoded by the exons ATGATCCATAAACGCATGGGAAAAGTTGTGTTTTCgcaagacgaaagagaaaaattGGGACCTGCCGAAGAAATGGAGGAATCG GCGACAATCCGTAACCACGATGATGGGCTGCCAAAGAGTGGCTTGGATCTAATGATCTCATCCGACGAAAAGCGTAAAGCGACCGGCAGCAATCCACGTGCTCCAGAAGCAACGGAAAATCTGTCTGGAGGACTACAGGAAGCCACCTGCCCAGCATCTAGCAGCCGCCGAAATAGTGCTTCAGGGATTAGGTCGTTTACTTCGACACTTCTCGCACTAAGCCTTGCTGCTCCTCAAAACGGTCAATGCCTGAAAGATCAGGGACTAGATTGTATCCCAGGTGTCAAGCTTTCAAAGGCGGAGTGTCCCGATAGATTATCCTCTAGTCCGAACCCAAGGAGTGTCCCGAATGTATTGGCGGAGAACTGCGGCTATCCAAGAAAAATTACAAGCGACACGTCAAC GTCTTCCGGGTTCACAGGCAACGGGGAAGTCAGCTGCTTGGGAAGCAACGCGGTGTCACGGCTTCAAACTGGGGATGGCGCATGGTGTCCATTGAATTCCCTGCTAGAAACCGCTGCATGGGCAGCCTCTTCCGAATCAGGGGACAAGAAGTGCTCGGAAAGACTCGCTGACAAGCTGACTACAAGTTCAACTACAACTCCTCGCGGTGCTCCTGATTACTGCACATCGAATTCCGAGTCAAAACCCGGCCACGCTACGCCAGACACAACCACCGGTTGCTCGACCGATAatctgccttcctctccagatCGACAGGATTCTCTGGGCCGCATGTCCAAGGATGATCCGCCACAGCGCCTGACAGGGGAGCACACCTTAAGGCGTGGCAGTCCGTCGACTGATGGACTGGCACCGTTTGTGTCTGGTAAGGACGGGCGCAGGCTTTTCTTGGACGACGATGTCTCACAACTTCTTGACACCAACGGCGGCCACGGTTTCCAAGCCCTGTGGTCACTCCTGACTGAAGCGAAAGACATGCTGAGAGGGATCGCAGCAGTGCAACAGAGTGTCGTagaggcgcagcagcagctgacGCTTCTGCATAAAAGTTCCCTTCTGGGGACAGGCTTACCCTGGAGAGTGCCGCCGTTCCGTCGAACCCCTAGCACCACCTCAGCTGTAGATGACCGAGGGAATCGCGACGTTCGCTCTCAACTGGAGGCATTAGGGAACCCTGATCAGATGGTGGACTGGGACGAGCCCGAAGCATTCGCAACAGGAGCGCTTGCTTCGGCTGTCTCAGGTGACGTGAATGCGCCCTCGACGCAAGACCTGAGTCGTATCCTCCGGGAAGGATCGACTAACGCCAAGTCCCCCAGTTCCTCACAAACTGGAAGTGATGGAGATAGCCTCCAGCACATGGTCCGCTCACGACGCGTCCGCCCCGCTGTGCGGCCTCCGAGCCCGCTCGGTTTGGAAGCCGTACTGTCAGGTGGAGAAATTGGCCAGCGGCATCTGGGACTCGACCACCCCGCCACTGCAGTGCTGCGTAGTTCGACCTACGCAGGTGCTGACTCGTTTTCTACGGGAAATGTAAACGGCGTTGGCACTGTAGGATCTGCAGAAGGCTGCGCTGCCTCTTATGGGCAGCAGCTCTTGGCGCCAATCTTTCCTCGTGGTCATGCCTTAGACAAGCATGAGTGTGTGGAAGCGGAGTCTCAGCTGCCGGGTGCCCTCAAAAAGAGAGCTCGACCGCGAGGTCCGAATTGGTCCGTCCCCGAAGGCGCGGACAAGGCTCGCAGTGCGCTTCGGCTTACACTGCCGTCCGGACCACTGTATCAgggctctgcgtctccagatGAACCGTGTTCTCGCAAATCCTTGGCTGTCGAGCTGGGTGGTGGGCACATGGGTGAGTTTCAGAATCGGACAAAAAGAAAGGCAAGTCTGATCACGGAACATGGATTGCCCGATTCACCTTCTCAGGGCGATGATGGAGAAGACGGACACGGAATCAAACAGCCCAGTCCCCAGTCAGCAACAGATGTCGCAAAAAACAATGAAACGTTGCAATGCGTGGCGCGGATGACAACACAAAAGAAGATACGCCCCGCGTGGCCCCGAGAGGACGCCCCCATGCCTGGGGTGCGTTTTGCCAAAGATCGAAACAGCTGGGTAGCATTCTGGTGCGAAAATGGGAAGCAGAATTACAAGTCCTTCAGCAACAAGAAGTTCGGCTGCGAACGGGCTCGGCTCATGGCCATCGCAGCCCGCCATGCCTTCGACCAGAGAGTTGCGCGTCAGCAACTTCAGCAGTACCAACAGCAGTTGAATGAGCAGCACCAGCTAAAGCAACTGCACTCAAAAAAACAGTCACGGTCTCTCCTTGTATCCAGGCCGGCAACCGAAAACACGCCGGGAGACAGTCGCGCAGTTGCCGGGGTCTGTGACTTACCTGTGGAGTCGGTTTTCTCATGTTCCCTATCCGCGGCAGGATTGTCCGATGGCAGCGCAAGACAAGAAGCGAATGTTGTCGCGCCTAAAAGAGTAAAAGACTCCAAGGCCGACCGGCCTGCAGCGGTGAATCGAAACTCGTTCGACGATGATTCGGCGGAAATGTTGGGCAAGGCGGCGCTAGGGCTGAGTTTTGCAGAGTTGCAGAAGCTTGCGGAGTCTCTGGAGATTCCACAACACCTTTACAGTCCGCACCACAACTTACTGCAGACAACGACCGAGTTGCCTTCAGCAGCGGCTTCTGGTCTCACGGTTCCAATCGATTCCCTCAAAGATGATTTCAGTGAGTCAAGAAGCGCCCAGAAAAAGCAAGCGTGCTTGCAGTTGGAAAAAATTCCTGATGTCAACAATTCGAAGAATCGTCATCTTGGCAATTCCGCTGATCCACAAATGGGTCAAGAAGATGTGATGCAAGGTTCAGAGCAAGCAGACCGACACACCGGGAGAAACAtgcgacgaggaagcagcgatgCGGTTGAAGGTGAAAATGTCTCTGAAGGGATTCGAGACTCTGCTGTACTCGTATAA
- a CDS encoding cold-shock DNA-binding domain-containing protein (encoded by transcript TGME49_267470), whose product MRTGPSNHKPHLVCSFNIQVLVLLTLKGLLLRVPCIRVMSHVMPAGSPAAFCQTGVMLPATFAWARWQCHAGHGYGFITAEDGTDLFVHQSEIRAEGFRNLAEGEQVEFVIQTGNDGRKKAVNVTGPNGSYVQGENRRQEGRFGGNGEGYGGEYDRRGGGASSGYGGRGYGGGYEQDRHSGGDYGGGSY is encoded by the exons ATGCGGACAGGACCATCTAATCACAAGCCACACTTAGTGTGTAGTTTCAACATACAAGTTCTCGTTCTCTTAACTCTTAAAGGACTTCTTCTGAGAGTACCGTGTATTCGGGTTATGTCACACGTCATGCCAGCAGGGAGTCCGGCAGCCTTCTGTCAAACCGGCGTCATG CTACCAGCAACATTTGCGTGGGCGAGATGGCAGTGTCACGCGGGACAT GGATATGGTTTTATTACGGCTGAGGATGGAACAGACTTGTTCGTTCATCAGTCGGAGATAAGAGCAGAGGGATTTCGTAACCTCGCTGAAGGCGAACAGGTAGAATTCGTCATCCAAACCGGAAATGATGGCCGTAAGAAGGCAGTGAATGTCACCGGTCCAAATGGCTCCTACGTTCAA GGTGAGAATCGACGACAAGAAGGACGCTTCGGTGGGAACGGAGAGGGTTACGGCGGTGAGTACGACCGTCGCGGAGGGGGAGCAAGCAGTGGCTATGGTGGCCGTGGCTACGGAGGAGGCTACGAACAAGACCGACACAGTGGAGGCGACTACGGTGGCGGCTCCTACTGA
- a CDS encoding tRNA (guanine(26)-N(2))-dimethyltransferase, putative (encoded by transcript TGME49_267480): MACPAAASDAAKTMASPQGDYGSGHGDQATSGFIREGLVRIMSSGNNEVFYNPVQVFNRDLSIMVIKAFAHQQRQEIKRRGEKTAARTKEEGKEAPAPLRFEGLNVLEPLAATGLRSLRYLTELDDEVRHVVANDLDPAALQAMERNAELNKVVREKLHLTCSEGAHLMYVLARPGNLHPGTLKKIHSLPAGSSIPSTFDMNPPLFSFSLPPLSLFLTPRQRPRNQANDNTSAAHASCGSREDSTAVSQQGVSGPDGEPCEGAKQDAQSSHSASEKAGVGTKHVKGQHATLVNGGTHPSDLPLFFDVVDVDPYGSVAPFLDAAIQAVRPGGLLCLTSTDMPVLCGNSPEVTFYKYGGAALKARYMHEMALRLVLYAACSCAAKYKKIVVPLLSCSVDFYVRIFVQVFDSAEGCKDVHSHSAIVHQCVNCDCFRVLPLGSEVHGGQKDSAESSESNQTKRGGESRGCASTRGSRKRKAALLPEEVKGRCDECHGRMVIGGPFYAGPLYQSAFVQACLDLCETAKERLPGLTMVARIKGLLTAIKEELHQVPLYYHLPTMCNRAKLEMIRPVQFKAALVRLGYKVSHFHREPQAIKTDAPSVVVFDILRTHAQKHPPKHPEKFPLLQKEICTKEVDLTPMASVTSQSPNVPKWLPNPTPYWGPKSRASSNKRQNASTCTPRTQKRPREDETYDAENPLV; encoded by the exons ATGGCTTGTCCTGCCGCGGCGTCAGATGCCGCAAAAACGATGGCATCCCCACAGGGTGACTATGGCAGCGGACATGGAGACCAGGCCACCTCGGGGTTCATTCGAGAGGGATTGGTCCGCATAATGAGTAGCGGCAACAATGAAGTATTCTATAATCCTGTCCAGGTGTTCAACCGCGACCTGTCTATCATGGTCATCAAGGCCTTTGCTCATCAGCAGCGCCAGGAAATCAAACGCAGAG gagagaagacggcagcTCGTacgaaggaggaaggcaaGGAGGCTCCTGCCCCTCTTCGGTTCGAAGGATTAAACGTTCTGGAGCCACTCGCGGCTACTG GACTGCGGTCTTTGAGGTACCTGACGGAGCTTGATGATGAAGTGAGGCATGTGGTGGCAAACGATCTGGATCCCGCTGCTCTTCAAGCAATGGAACGCAATGCTGAACTTAACAAGGTCGTCCGCGAAAAACTCCATC TAACGTGCAGCGAGGGGGCTCACCTGATGTACGTGTTGGCAAGGCCTGGAAACCTGCATCCCGGCACCCTTAAGAAGATCCACTCTCTTCCCGCGGGCAGCTCCATCCCCTCAACCTTCGATATGAACCCTCCGCTCTTCtcattctctctcccccctctATCGCTTTTTCTCACCCCTCGACAGAGGCCCCGAAACCAGGCCAATGACAATACTTCTGCAGCACATGCGAGCTGCGGCTCTCGCGAAGACTCAACCGCTGTTTCGCAGCAAGGCGTGAGCGGTCCTGACGGCGAGCCCTGCGAAGGCGCGAAGCAGGACGCACAGAGTTCTCATTCTGCGTCGGAAAAGGCGGGAGTGGGAACAAAACACGTGAAGGGACAACACGCCACCTTGGTGAATGGAGGTACACATCCTTCAGatttgcctctcttctttgatGTCGTCGACGTCGACCCGTACGGGAGCGTCGCCCCCTTCTTGGATGCCGCCATTCAGGCTGTGCGCCCCGGTGGTCTGCTCTGTCTGACCTCAACGGATATGCCAGTTCTCTGTGGAAATTCACCCGAGGTTACCTTCTACAAATACGGTGGAGCAGCGTTGAAGGCGAGATACATGCACGAAATGGCTCTTAG GCTCGTTTTGTATGCCGCCTGCTCATGCGCCGCGAAATACAAGAAGATTGTAGTCCCACTTCTCTCATGCAGCGTGGACTTTTATGTCCGCATCTTCGTCCAGGTCTTCGACTCAGCGGAAGGATGCAAGGACGTCCACAGTCACTCGGCCATA GTTCACCAGTGCGTAAATTGCGACTGCTTTCGAGTTCTGCCTCTGGGGTCCGAAGTGCACGGAGGCCAGAAAGACAGTGCCGAGTCTTCTGAATCAAATCAAACCAAGAGGGGTGGAGAAAGCCGCGGCTGTGCGTCGACACGAGGTTCGAGGAAACGGAAAGCAGCGCTCTTGCCCGAGGAGGTGAAGGGGCGATGCGACGAATGCCATGGCCGGATGGTCATTGGCGGGCCGTTTTACGCAGGACCTCTTTACCAGAGT GCTTTTGTTCAAGCTTGTCTAGACCTATGCGAGACTGCCAAGGAAAGACTTCCGGGTCTCACAATGGTGGCGCGAATCAAAGGACTCCTCACAGCCATAAAAGAA GAACTGCACCAGGTCCCGTTGTATTACCACCTGCCCACGATGTGCAATCGGGCTAAGCTGGAAATGATCAGACCAGTTCAATTCAA GGCTGCTCTTGTTCGCCTGGGGTACAAGGTGTCTCACTTTCACAGAGAGCCTCAAGCAATAAAGACGGATGCTCCATCGGTCGTGGTCTTTGACATCCTCCGAACACACGCCCAAAAGCACCCGCCGAAGCACCCGGAGAAattccctcttcttcagaaggAGATCTG CACAAAGGAAGTTGACCTGACACCGATGGCCTCTGTGACTAGCCAGTCTCCCAACGTCCCCAAGTGGCTTCCCAATCCGACACCGTACTGGGGCCCGAAGAGTCGTGCAAGTTCGAACAAACG ACAAAACGCATCGACATGCACTCCTCGTACGCAGAAACGGCcaagagaggacgaaaccTACGATGCTGAAAATCCCTTAGTGTGA